Part of the Anabrus simplex isolate iqAnaSimp1 chromosome 4, ASM4041472v1, whole genome shotgun sequence genome is shown below.
CTAATATTAAAAGATTTTGATTGCtagattttcaaatttcttataaaaCTTGCATGAAACCATTACTTATAAAATTACTTCCTAGATTTTCAATATTTTGAAGAGTTCTTTCTTTCCTCATAAGAGGAAGAAAAATGTTTTGTTTAGAACCTTGAATTATGACTTATTTTttatcagaaaatattttaaatattttataacaaCGTTTCTGTTAAAGATGGGAAATATTCAGGTTATAAACAGCACTAGGAAGGACATTCATGTAGTTACCCTGAAAATGTAGAAGTTATGATGCAAATGGTTCTAAAAAATATAGATTTGAGGAAACAGGCAATAAATGTAGGTGTGACAGGCTGGAGTTGGCTTAAACATCCACCAACTATGATCGCATGAGAGTACATTTTAATTCACAAGTCCATCAATTTCATAGATATCATAATTCTTTTCCACAGTtataaatgattttttaattttattttaccgTGGAAGGTGTATGTCCTAACGTAGCATCTTAATTCATAACATGCCAATTAGGAAGCAGTTCTGAGATGCGGGTAGATGAGTGCTTGGAGATGTTGTAGAGAATGGTCTCGCCACTGGCTAGGATTGCTCCCCACACACCAAAGGTACCGTAGTCTATGATCGAGTGGTTACAAGCAGCCATGATGGCAAGATCTTGACCTGGGCTGGTGACACCTCTTTTGCTCACAATAAACACATCATTGTGGTCCGTTATCAAGTTGTGACGACACCAGCTCGGATCATCGCTTACCACCAGGAACGCTACGTTTCCACTATACTTTGCTCGAAAATAATCCATAGCAGTCAGAAAATAATCAGCATCCGCTAAGAAAATCCTTCGTGTCCTCCACAGATAGTTACGATAATCTGTTCTTCTAACATGAATACCAACATAGACTGTATTAGTAGTGTTTAGTAACTGACCTGCAGTTTTTAAAACTTTCTGGCTTGTTTCTGTAAGTCGTCTCTTAAATCTGAACTCATGCCGAATATCATCAGCCCAGGAAAGAACTAGATCTGGTAACACTGCGAATTTGGGCAGCAAAATGCTTTGGTTTGTGTAGGTCCAGTACTCGGGGGTTTTAATGACACTATCCCACTTAGCCAAGCAGTGTGCTACATAACCTAAGGGTGGAATGCTAAGGTCGTCAAATACTTCATCCAGCACTTTACGAATACAGCGAGGTACGTACGGCTCCAGTCCAGTTCTCCGTGCCACGGCCCACACCGAAGCGTACTCCCACATCTGGTTACCTAGACGGCCACCTTGAGACACGGTCACTATGCCATCTTTAGGACAATGTTGCCTCCAGACGAGAGGTACAGCTATAGGTTTAAGGTTAGTCATACAAAGAGACTGTTCATAATCTCCTAAATATTTCATGGCTTTTTTTCGTGGCAAATTTTCGTAAAGTGGAAATAAAAATAAGTGCACAAATACTATAATACACATAGCACAAAAAATTGAGAGAACCAGCAAGTTCTGGTGTGGCCTTGTCATACCGTGGGAATAGTCCTACATGTTAGCGAATAGGCTAAGCAGCAGCAAGGCAACAGGTATGTAAAGTAGCATTGCGTAACCATAAGTAATGCTGTGAAGAAAGCAACATATTTTCAAATGCACATGTGTGATCAGGTTCGCAGAAAAGAAAAACGAAACAAAATTAAAGTGCAAAATGCCGTTCTCACTACGCCTCTTGAAGTAACATGATCAATACCGTTCTGCTGGCTGCTTCGTCACGGACGTCCGCGACTGCCCGTCACTGGCACAGCGCAAGCCCGCCGGCGCGGTTCGCCTCGCCTCGGCTCGGCTCGGCGCTTCCCTTCCCCCACGCGGGGCGGTAAGTGTGGAACATCCGCCGTGGGAAAAATAGGTGACGAAATCTGGATGTTCGACGCGGATGGACGCCAATCCTTAATTGGAAAAAGTAAGaggaaatttgaaagttctattcaATGCGTTACGGAAATGTATTTATTCTTGCCTTatatttgtggtgaagttagggctcgcgGTCGCCCTTTTACACTTACCCACTTTCAATAGCAATgctaccgagtgagctggccgtgcagttagggtcgcgtagctatgagcttgaattagggagatggtgggttcgaatccgaccgtcgACAACCCGGCAGGTGGTTTCCTATCGTagttgtggtttcccattttcacaccaggtcaatgccgcggccgtaccttaattaaggctaccgccacttccttcccaacccCCCATAgctggggacgcagacgaagaatacactcacggtataccctgcctgtcgtagaaggagACTAAAAGGGTAATATGGCCatccgtctttttttttttttttttaaaggtttgtCGTACACCGAtacaaaattcttgatgtgcgtgctgcatGGCGATAAGCCTCTGACGTGTGCGATTACGTTCGAAAGCCCGACGGTGTCGCCACGAATCAcgtcgggtgggagcgccatgtacccgtcCAGTAgcatccgcctgacaacgcaggtccccgcccAGCCGAATTAATatgttttcttaattttttctCTGTATTCATTACTCTGAACACGCTGTTGGGTACATGCCATTGCGGGTGATttggagggagtcctagtgctcattgcctcagtcatcacgtGTTAAGCATCATCTAACATAGGACCCGGGGCAATACCGTCTACGGCCTGGCCTGGCTTGATCGGattgggtggcattcggggaggatgatttcgggcatgccTTCGAAACTTCTTCAGCCGGCCCCGGGTGGTTCATTACCATGTCTTTAACATTTAATTCCCTGAGGGGCGCAACCCCCTAGGAACAAGCGCAGCGTGCTTgtttgggttccagcttccctaggttcctggttgctgcCAGAACCCATCGACAAGATTGAAGCTTGTTAAATCGATACTTTTCAGTCAAAACTTCGAAGGTATGTGCGGCGAattgaggatcttaagaaaatgcgcagtGGTGGTTTGCTTCTAAAGACGAGCGCTGCGACCAAAGCAGATCTGTTGTTTAAGTGCGACACCTTTGGCGAActtcccgtcaaagtggaagagcacaaaatctTGAATCTGGTtagtggagttatcttccaccgtgatctcgttctgaacaaaGAGAAAACGATCATAACATAAgatggatgaagaatgaatggaataaCCCGAGTAATGTAAGCAAGTACTTAGCTATAGTTAGAAATATATGTATACGAAAGTTACAGGAAAAGAGTGGTTATAGTAATGGAAGGAAGGAGAGAGTTTGCGGTGGTAATTGATTAAAGCTATCTACACAATTACTCAGGCACGGAGAGAGAAAGGGGTGTATCCACAGCTGGTGGTAATCCGTAGCAGGGGGAGTAAGCTATTGTGCGTGCATGGGCGATCTTAGCTAATATAGCAGCTATATGAGTTGGGATatctgctgtccgactcgttggctgaatggtcagcgtactgtccttcggttcagagggtcccaggttcgattcccggccgggtcggggattttaatcgcttctgattaattcttctggctcggggactgggtttatgtgtccgtcccaacactctcatcatattcagacaacataccacactacaaaccaccacagaaacacgcaatacatcCCTTCATATGGGCCGGAAAACGGcgaaatacacatgtgcgacacagttcgcacccgcgaccccacaggtgtgagaaaaagcgATAGCAAAACAAGAAGAAGATGAGCTGGAAATCTGCTGAGATAATGGCATGAGGTGACAGCATGTACTCCTCGGCTGCTGGATATTCGGGGCGGGGAGAGATAGGAGGCTCGACTCCTgcttggtggttatccgtgactgggcgGTGGAGTTGTCATATGCGCCCATGCAGGCACTTGCTCGAAAGAATAATCTAAGTACACTTATGTTCCAGATATCATAGGGTCTATTGATTGGAGGGAACTCTGCATAGACTTCTGGAAATAAATATTCCGTCGTTCTGAACTCCGACGATGAATAGATGGAAGACAAGAAGAAtcctaccccctgcgggtgggggacgcacatgtagaatacacccgcggtatcccctgcctgtcgtaagaggcgactaacaggggcccaaggggctctcaacttgggagtgtggattggcgaccacggggcccttagctgagtcctggcacttcaacttacttgtgccggactcctcactttcgtctatcctgtccaacctcccttggtcaactcttgttcttttccgaccccgacggtattagagcattcgaggcctagggagtttttcattttcacgcccttcgtggcccttgcctttcttcgtccgttatttcatttttcgatgtgacggatcccttcttttttctcctgttttctctctctctacctccTGTGAGTTGGGGtcccagacgaataatacacccacggcatcccctgcctgtcgtgagaggcgactaaaaggggcgaccaaggggtggttgaattagaaccatgtaactacttttgattcgtaccatcacgtggagaacaccatgggttgcctatacttgcgagtagtatcactatgttagtacgaaataggtttgtgattagtagcatccaTGGCCTGGTCGGGatttttccagtacccgtgtgtcgtacccatgtgagcaacaccgcgggtctgggcgttgcctgtgcattgtaccactgtatgagcgacac
Proteins encoded:
- the LOC136872572 gene encoding galactoside 2-alpha-L-fucosyltransferase SEC1-like, giving the protein MTRPHQNLLVLSIFCAMCIIVFVHLFLFPLYENLPRKKAMKYLGDYEQSLCMTNLKPIAVPLVWRQHCPKDGIVTVSQGGRLGNQMWEYASVWAVARRTGLEPYVPRCIRKVLDEVFDDLSIPPLGYVAHCLAKWDSVIKTPEYWTYTNQSILLPKFAVLPDLVLSWADDIRHEFRFKRRLTETSQKVLKTAGQLLNTTNTVYVGIHVRRTDYRNYLWRTRRIFLADADYFLTAMDYFRAKYSGNVAFLVVSDDPSWCRHNLITDHNDVFIVSKRGVTSPGQDLAIMAACNHSIIDYGTFGVWGAILASGETILYNISKHSSTRISELLPNWHVMN